A portion of the Micromonospora vinacea genome contains these proteins:
- a CDS encoding deoxyribonuclease IV codes for MPTISGRPVGTHTPTSGGLAKAALPYADVTGARVVQVYVSNSRGWALPNGDPGQDVLFRDGCAERGIPTFIHAALLVNLGSPTPATVEKSAQTLAHALRRGVAIGARGVVFHAGSSVDEGHAEAAMRQVREVLLPLLDWTAEAGGPMLLVEPSAGGGRSLASRVEQLGPYLDAVDRHPMLGVCFDTCHAWAAGHDLAAEGGMTATLDTLVATVGADRLRLVHANDSKDLCGSTRDRHENIGKGSIGEPAFAELMAHPATAGVPIVVETPSEKHLGHAADISTLTRLSHP; via the coding sequence ATGCCGACGATCTCCGGGCGGCCGGTGGGCACGCACACTCCGACCTCGGGTGGGCTGGCGAAGGCCGCCCTGCCGTACGCCGACGTGACCGGCGCACGGGTGGTGCAGGTCTACGTCTCCAACTCGCGCGGCTGGGCACTGCCCAACGGCGACCCCGGGCAGGACGTCCTGTTCCGCGACGGTTGCGCCGAGCGGGGCATTCCGACGTTCATCCACGCCGCGCTGCTGGTCAACCTGGGCTCGCCCACCCCTGCCACTGTCGAGAAGTCGGCCCAGACGCTGGCGCACGCGCTGCGTCGGGGCGTGGCGATCGGCGCGCGGGGGGTGGTGTTCCACGCGGGCAGTTCGGTGGACGAGGGGCACGCCGAGGCGGCGATGCGACAGGTCCGCGAGGTGTTGCTGCCGCTGCTCGACTGGACCGCCGAGGCTGGCGGGCCGATGTTGCTGGTCGAGCCGAGCGCGGGTGGAGGCCGGTCACTGGCCTCCCGGGTGGAGCAGCTCGGGCCCTACCTGGACGCGGTGGACCGGCACCCCATGCTCGGGGTCTGCTTCGACACCTGCCACGCCTGGGCGGCCGGGCACGACCTGGCGGCCGAGGGCGGCATGACGGCGACCCTGGACACCCTGGTGGCCACTGTCGGTGCGGACCGGCTGCGGCTGGTCCACGCCAACGACTCGAAGGATCTGTGCGGCTCCACCCGGGATCGGCACGAGAACATCGGCAAGGGCAGCATCGGCGAGCCCGCCTTCGCCGAGCTGATGGCCCACCCGGCGACCGCTGGCGTCCCGATCGTCGTGGAAACCCCCAGCGAGAAGCACCTGGGCCACGCCGCCGACATCAGCACGCTGACCCGCCTGTCCCACCCCTGA
- a CDS encoding threonine aldolase family protein: MPDLFVDLRSDTVTRPTAGMREAMAAAEVGDDVYGEDPSVNALEAEVAALFGHEAALFAPSGSMANQIALQLLVSPGDELLCDADAHVVTYEIGAAAAYGGISSRTWPAVGADIDPEVVAGMIRPDGYFAVPTRAIAVEQTHNRGGGGVIPLATLRDLRGVADEAGVALHCDGARIWHAHVADRVPLIEYGQLFDTLSVCLSKGLGAPVGSLVVGSAEKMQRARLIRKRMGGGMRQAGILAAGGRYALAHHIDRLADDHAKAARLAEAVAPFGVLATTVRTNLVALDLTKHTLDARALAAAARAEGVLVSVLGPRTARLVTHLGVSDADIDRAVAALPRILAAA, encoded by the coding sequence GTGCCTGACCTGTTCGTGGACCTGCGGTCCGACACGGTGACCCGACCCACCGCCGGGATGCGGGAGGCGATGGCCGCCGCCGAGGTCGGTGACGACGTGTACGGCGAAGACCCGAGCGTCAACGCGCTGGAGGCCGAGGTCGCCGCGTTGTTCGGGCACGAGGCGGCGCTGTTCGCCCCGAGCGGGTCGATGGCGAACCAGATCGCCCTGCAACTGTTGGTGTCGCCCGGCGACGAGTTGCTCTGCGACGCCGACGCGCACGTTGTCACGTACGAGATCGGCGCCGCGGCCGCGTACGGCGGTATCTCCTCGCGGACCTGGCCCGCGGTGGGCGCGGACATCGACCCGGAGGTGGTGGCCGGGATGATCCGGCCGGACGGCTACTTCGCCGTCCCCACCCGCGCGATCGCCGTCGAGCAGACCCACAACCGCGGCGGTGGCGGGGTGATTCCGCTGGCGACCCTGCGGGATCTGCGCGGGGTCGCCGACGAGGCGGGCGTCGCGCTGCACTGTGACGGCGCGCGGATCTGGCACGCGCACGTCGCCGACCGGGTGCCGCTGATCGAGTACGGCCAGCTCTTCGACACGCTGTCGGTGTGCCTCTCCAAGGGTCTCGGCGCGCCGGTCGGTTCGCTGGTGGTGGGCAGCGCGGAGAAGATGCAACGTGCCCGGCTGATCCGCAAGCGGATGGGCGGTGGCATGCGCCAGGCCGGCATTCTTGCCGCCGGCGGCCGGTACGCGCTGGCGCACCACATCGACCGGCTGGCTGACGACCACGCGAAGGCGGCCCGGCTCGCCGAGGCGGTCGCGCCGTTCGGGGTGCTGGCCACCACGGTCCGTACCAACCTGGTCGCGCTGGACCTCACCAAGCACACACTGGACGCACGGGCCCTGGCCGCCGCGGCGCGGGCCGAGGGCGTGCTGGTCTCGGTGCTCGGCCCCCGTACCGCCCGCCTGGTCACCCACCTGGGCGTCAGCGACGCGGACATCGACCGCGCCGTGGCAGCCCTACCCCGCATCCTCGCCGCAGCCTGA
- a CDS encoding class II 3-deoxy-7-phosphoheptulonate synthase translates to MRHEWHQLSHPAVSSPGLQTSRPTVDSAEDAALGLDRWRELPREQVPPWSDPAAVAAVCKVLDTVPSVVAPYEVDQLRQKLALVCEGKAFLLQGGDCAETFVDNTESHLLANARTLLQMAIVLTYGASLPVVKVARVAGQYTKPRSLPTDARGLPAYRGDMINSLEADPAARVADPQRMIRAYANSAAAMNMLRAYLAGGLADLHAVHDWNKGFVKNSPAGERYEAIAREIDRALAFIRACGMTDDEALRTVTLYCSHEALALEYDRALTRVSDRRAYGLSGHFLWIGERTRQISGAHIDFISRIANPIGVKLGPTTSPDEAIELCEKLNPDNIPGRLTLISRMGNHRVRDALPPIVAKVTAAGAKVVWQCDPMHGNTHESSNGYKTRHFDRIVDEVLGYFEVHRGLDTHPGGLHVELTGEDVTECLGGAQGIEDLDLPDRYETACDPRLNTQQSLELAFLVAEMLRG, encoded by the coding sequence ATGCGCCATGAGTGGCATCAGCTGAGCCATCCCGCGGTGAGCAGCCCGGGCCTGCAGACCAGCCGACCGACAGTCGACTCCGCCGAGGACGCCGCGCTCGGCCTGGACCGATGGCGGGAGCTGCCCCGCGAGCAGGTCCCGCCGTGGTCCGACCCGGCCGCCGTGGCCGCGGTCTGCAAGGTCCTCGACACAGTGCCGTCGGTCGTCGCGCCCTACGAGGTGGACCAGCTCCGGCAGAAGCTCGCCCTGGTCTGCGAGGGCAAGGCGTTCCTGCTGCAGGGCGGTGACTGCGCCGAGACGTTCGTGGACAACACCGAGAGCCACCTGCTGGCCAACGCACGCACCCTGCTCCAGATGGCGATCGTGCTCACCTACGGCGCGTCGCTGCCGGTGGTCAAGGTCGCCCGGGTCGCCGGGCAGTACACCAAGCCCCGCTCACTGCCGACCGACGCCCGTGGCCTGCCCGCGTACCGCGGCGACATGATCAACTCGCTGGAGGCCGACCCGGCCGCCCGGGTCGCCGACCCGCAGCGCATGATCCGCGCGTACGCCAATTCGGCCGCGGCGATGAACATGCTCCGGGCGTACCTCGCCGGCGGGCTCGCTGACCTGCACGCCGTGCACGACTGGAACAAGGGCTTCGTGAAGAACTCCCCGGCGGGGGAGCGTTACGAGGCGATCGCCCGGGAGATCGACCGGGCGCTGGCCTTCATCCGGGCCTGCGGGATGACCGACGACGAGGCGTTGCGCACCGTCACGCTCTACTGCTCCCACGAGGCCCTCGCCCTGGAGTACGACCGGGCGCTCACCCGGGTCTCCGACCGCCGGGCGTACGGGCTGTCCGGGCACTTCCTCTGGATCGGCGAGCGCACCCGGCAGATCAGCGGCGCGCACATCGACTTCATCTCCCGCATCGCCAACCCGATCGGGGTCAAGCTCGGCCCGACCACGTCCCCGGACGAGGCGATCGAGCTGTGCGAGAAGCTCAACCCGGACAACATCCCCGGCCGGCTCACCCTGATCAGCCGGATGGGCAACCACCGGGTGCGCGACGCGCTGCCGCCGATCGTCGCCAAGGTCACCGCCGCCGGCGCCAAGGTGGTCTGGCAGTGCGACCCGATGCACGGCAACACGCACGAGTCGTCCAACGGCTACAAGACCCGGCACTTCGACCGCATCGTCGACGAGGTGCTCGGCTACTTCGAGGTGCACCGGGGGCTGGACACCCACCCCGGTGGCCTGCACGTCGAGTTGACCGGTGAGGACGTCACCGAGTGCCTCGGCGGCGCCCAGGGGATCGAGGATCTCGACCTGCCCGACCGGTACGAAACCGCCTGCGACCCGCGACTGAACACCCAGCAGTCGTTGGAGTTGGCGTTCCTGGTAGCGGAGATGCTCCGTGGCTGA
- a CDS encoding glycosyl hydrolase family 18 protein, which produces MKRSLRRALWAGAVVAVTVAAVPVTTAFGAGTVTTTFTKAQDWGTGHETRVTVTNGSSATVTTWRIEFDLPSGTTISSAWDADVTSSGNHYVAVKKSWAGGIAPGASFSWGYNGSGAYKAPLNCTINGAACGGGTTPPTTTPPTTTPPTTTPPTTPPPTTPPPTTNPPNPGGKKIVGYFAEWGVYGRNYHVKNIQTSGSAAKLTHILYAFGNTTGGRCTIGDSYADYEKAYTAAESVDGVADTWDQPLRGSFNQLRKLKQLNPHLKVIWSFGGWTWSGGFTQAAQNPAAFAESCHNLVEDPRWADVFDGIDVDWEYPNACGLSCDSSGPNAFKNVISALRSRFGSSALVTAAITADGSNGGKIDATDYAGAIGNLNWLMPMTYDYFGAFAAQGPTAPHSPLTSYTGIPQQGFNSDAAIQKLKSKGVPANKLLLGIGFYGRGWTGVTQAAPGGSATGAAPGTYEAGIEDYKVLKNTCPATGTIAGTAYAKCGSNWWSYDTPSTINGKMTYANNQGLGGAFFWELSGDTSNGELIGAIKGGLG; this is translated from the coding sequence ATGAAAAGATCGCTCCGCCGGGCCCTCTGGGCCGGTGCCGTGGTCGCCGTGACCGTCGCAGCGGTGCCGGTGACCACCGCGTTCGGCGCCGGCACGGTCACCACCACCTTCACCAAGGCGCAGGACTGGGGGACCGGTCACGAGACGAGGGTGACCGTCACCAACGGCTCCAGCGCCACGGTCACCACCTGGCGCATCGAGTTCGACCTGCCGTCGGGCACCACCATCAGCAGCGCGTGGGACGCCGACGTCACCAGCAGCGGCAACCACTACGTCGCGGTCAAGAAGAGCTGGGCCGGCGGCATCGCCCCCGGTGCCTCGTTCAGCTGGGGTTACAACGGCAGCGGCGCCTACAAGGCGCCGCTGAACTGCACCATCAACGGTGCAGCGTGCGGCGGCGGCACCACCCCGCCGACCACGACTCCGCCGACCACCACCCCGCCGACGACGACGCCGCCCACGACCCCTCCGCCCACCACGCCACCGCCGACCACCAACCCGCCGAACCCGGGCGGCAAGAAGATCGTCGGCTACTTCGCCGAGTGGGGCGTCTACGGGCGGAACTACCACGTCAAGAACATCCAGACCAGCGGGTCGGCCGCCAAGCTGACCCACATCCTGTACGCCTTCGGCAACACCACCGGCGGTCGTTGCACCATCGGTGACAGCTACGCCGACTACGAGAAGGCGTACACAGCGGCGGAGAGCGTGGACGGCGTCGCCGACACGTGGGACCAGCCGCTGCGCGGCAGCTTCAACCAGCTGCGCAAGCTCAAGCAGCTGAACCCGCACCTCAAGGTGATCTGGTCGTTCGGTGGCTGGACCTGGTCCGGCGGCTTCACCCAGGCCGCGCAGAACCCGGCCGCGTTCGCCGAGAGCTGCCACAACCTGGTCGAGGATCCGCGCTGGGCGGACGTCTTCGACGGCATCGACGTCGACTGGGAGTACCCCAACGCCTGCGGTCTGAGCTGTGACAGCAGCGGCCCGAACGCATTCAAGAACGTGATCAGCGCGTTGCGGTCGAGGTTCGGGTCCAGTGCCCTGGTCACCGCCGCCATCACCGCGGACGGCAGCAACGGGGGCAAGATCGACGCCACCGACTACGCCGGCGCCATCGGCAACCTCAACTGGCTGATGCCGATGACCTACGACTACTTCGGCGCCTTCGCCGCCCAGGGTCCGACGGCACCGCACTCGCCGCTCACCTCGTACACCGGCATCCCGCAGCAGGGCTTCAACTCCGACGCGGCGATCCAGAAGCTCAAGAGCAAGGGCGTTCCGGCCAACAAGCTGCTGCTCGGCATCGGCTTCTACGGCCGGGGCTGGACCGGTGTCACCCAGGCCGCTCCGGGCGGCAGCGCCACCGGCGCGGCGCCGGGCACCTACGAGGCCGGCATCGAGGACTACAAGGTCCTCAAGAACACCTGCCCGGCCACCGGCACGATCGCCGGCACCGCGTACGCCAAGTGCGGCAGCAACTGGTGGAGCTACGACACCCCGTCGACCATCAACGGCAAGATGACGTACGCGAACAACCAGGGCCTCGGTGGCGCGTTCTTCTGGGAGCTCTCCGGTGACACGAGCAACGGCGAGCTCATCGGCGCCATCAAGGGCGGTCTCGGCTGA
- a CDS encoding glutathione peroxidase: MTVFDIPIDALNGGPADLARHRGKALLVVNVASRCGLTPQYAGLQTLADAYADQGLVVLGVPCNQFAGQEPGSAAEISDFCQVNYGVTFPLTEKVDVNGPDRHPLYAALVDTPDADGHTGDVRWNFEKFLVAPDGSVAARFAPSVEPGSDDLRAAIEKTLPTS, translated from the coding sequence ATGACCGTCTTCGACATCCCGATCGACGCCCTCAACGGCGGCCCCGCCGACCTGGCCCGCCACCGCGGCAAGGCGTTGCTGGTCGTCAACGTGGCCTCCCGCTGCGGCCTCACCCCGCAGTACGCCGGCCTCCAGACACTCGCCGACGCCTACGCCGACCAGGGCCTCGTCGTGCTCGGCGTGCCGTGCAACCAGTTCGCCGGACAGGAGCCGGGCAGTGCCGCCGAGATCAGCGACTTCTGCCAGGTCAACTACGGGGTCACCTTCCCGCTGACCGAGAAGGTCGACGTCAACGGCCCGGACCGGCACCCGCTCTACGCCGCGCTCGTGGACACCCCGGACGCCGACGGGCACACCGGTGACGTGCGCTGGAACTTCGAGAAGTTCCTGGTTGCCCCGGACGGCTCGGTCGCCGCCCGGTTCGCCCCCAGTGTCGAGCCCGGCTCCGACGACCTACGCGCGGCCATCGAAAAGACCCTCCCCACCTCCTGA
- a CDS encoding NADPH-dependent F420 reductase: MTTVGLIGSGNIGGTVARLAVDAGYDVVLSNSRGPETLTDLVETLGAHASAGTTQDAAQVGDLVVVSVPLKAYRAVPVEPLAGKVVIDTNNYYPQRDGTFPELDSGETTSSELLQRHLPDSRVVKVFNNIYFKGLAALPRPTGAADRSALAIAGDDAAAKAEVTAFLDRIGYDAVDVGPLAEGWRYQPDTPAYGTLYSASPTDWEHPAQGDAAKLRDALAAATR, translated from the coding sequence ATGACAACTGTGGGACTGATCGGCAGTGGCAACATCGGCGGCACCGTGGCCCGGCTGGCCGTCGACGCCGGCTACGACGTGGTGCTGAGCAACTCGCGGGGCCCGGAGACCCTCACCGACCTGGTGGAGACCCTGGGCGCTCACGCCAGCGCCGGCACCACGCAGGACGCGGCGCAGGTCGGTGACCTGGTGGTCGTCAGCGTGCCGCTGAAGGCGTACCGCGCGGTGCCCGTGGAACCGCTGGCCGGCAAGGTCGTCATCGACACCAACAACTACTACCCGCAGCGCGATGGCACCTTCCCGGAGCTGGACTCCGGTGAGACCACCAGCAGCGAGCTGCTCCAGCGCCACCTGCCGGACTCGCGGGTGGTCAAGGTCTTCAACAACATCTACTTCAAGGGCCTGGCCGCGCTCCCCCGCCCGACCGGCGCCGCCGACCGCAGCGCCCTCGCGATCGCCGGCGACGACGCCGCCGCGAAGGCCGAGGTGACCGCCTTCCTGGACCGCATCGGCTACGACGCGGTGGACGTCGGCCCGCTGGCCGAGGGGTGGCGCTACCAGCCGGACACCCCGGCGTACGGCACGCTCTACTCCGCGAGCCCCACCGACTGGGAGCACCCGGCGCAGGGCGACGCCGCGAAGCTGCGCGACGCCCTGGCCGCCGCCACCCGCTGA
- a CDS encoding glycosyltransferase 87 family protein, with protein sequence MRDRRVALAWAAFVVVALVSGVLVLHRPDRLSDLHIYYGALSDLRAGKPLYGYEAENGGPFTYPPFAALVLWPITAVSEGVLQGIWLVATCAAVVAIAGSVGVALTTRQSRRPLVVALAATVLMLSAPVQSNLRFGQVSIFIVLMALLDGLGVVPPRLRGTLVGVAAAIKLTPLLFVVYFLAVGRYRDAGRSAATFLACAGLAAVVLPRESWAYWTETVRQTSRIGNLSSLGNQSVHGMLLRVGVDETALPVLWAGMVALICAAALLRARQLSRQGRPGHAAVLVGCATVAASPVSWTHHQVWPVLAAMLLIGASGVTQRAAGAALLAAMVVSLGAVLSPVSTRPGVQFLFENARAVGVCLLCLVGFGGVAVAAQHTSRRPAAGRAWLRVGVTATVAVAFFAVQPLPAGADPTFKAYRLDDVVNPRYFFVCRGPAECAEYATDAPVTFGTRAEKTKVRVNGVVSPQVTRLEYYSAPGGAPRAIPLLAAYPGSRTFSFRSATMAHGRLVAYASDGQPIASYDDELAAALRSTTTP encoded by the coding sequence ATGCGGGATCGCCGGGTGGCGCTGGCGTGGGCGGCCTTCGTCGTCGTCGCGCTGGTGTCCGGTGTGCTCGTCCTGCATCGGCCGGATCGCCTCTCCGACCTGCACATCTACTACGGTGCGCTGTCCGACCTGCGCGCCGGAAAGCCGCTGTACGGATATGAGGCGGAGAACGGCGGCCCGTTCACCTATCCGCCGTTCGCCGCTCTCGTACTGTGGCCGATCACCGCCGTCAGCGAGGGCGTGCTCCAGGGGATCTGGCTGGTGGCGACGTGCGCGGCGGTCGTCGCCATCGCCGGGTCGGTCGGGGTCGCGCTGACCACCCGACAGTCCCGGCGCCCGCTCGTCGTGGCGCTGGCGGCCACCGTGCTGATGCTCTCCGCGCCGGTGCAGAGCAACCTCCGCTTCGGGCAGGTCAGCATCTTCATCGTGCTGATGGCCCTGCTCGACGGGCTGGGCGTCGTCCCACCCCGACTGCGCGGAACGCTGGTCGGGGTGGCCGCGGCGATCAAGCTCACCCCGCTGCTGTTCGTGGTCTACTTCCTCGCCGTCGGGCGCTACCGTGACGCCGGCCGGTCGGCGGCCACCTTCCTGGCCTGCGCGGGGCTCGCCGCGGTAGTGCTGCCCCGGGAGAGCTGGGCCTACTGGACCGAGACCGTGCGACAGACCTCCCGCATCGGCAATCTGTCCTCGTTGGGCAACCAGTCAGTGCACGGCATGCTGCTGCGCGTCGGCGTCGACGAGACGGCGCTGCCAGTGCTCTGGGCCGGCATGGTGGCACTGATCTGCGCGGCGGCACTGCTGCGGGCCCGACAGTTGTCGAGGCAGGGTCGCCCCGGGCACGCCGCCGTGCTCGTCGGCTGCGCCACAGTGGCCGCGTCCCCGGTGTCCTGGACCCACCACCAGGTGTGGCCGGTGCTCGCCGCGATGCTGCTGATCGGCGCGTCCGGCGTCACCCAGCGGGCCGCCGGCGCGGCGCTGCTCGCCGCCATGGTCGTCTCGTTGGGCGCGGTGCTCAGCCCGGTCTCGACGCGGCCGGGAGTGCAGTTCCTCTTCGAGAACGCCCGTGCCGTCGGGGTGTGCCTCCTGTGCCTCGTCGGCTTCGGCGGTGTCGCCGTCGCCGCCCAGCACACGAGCAGACGACCGGCAGCTGGCCGTGCCTGGCTGCGGGTGGGCGTCACCGCCACTGTGGCTGTCGCGTTCTTCGCCGTACAGCCGCTGCCGGCCGGGGCCGACCCCACCTTCAAGGCGTACCGCCTCGACGACGTGGTCAACCCGCGATACTTCTTCGTCTGCCGTGGACCGGCCGAATGCGCCGAATACGCCACCGACGCGCCGGTCACCTTCGGCACCCGCGCCGAGAAGACCAAGGTCCGGGTCAACGGCGTGGTCTCCCCGCAGGTGACCCGCCTGGAGTACTACTCCGCACCGGGTGGAGCACCCAGGGCCATCCCGCTGCTCGCCGCGTACCCGGGTTCGCGTACCTTCTCGTTCCGGTCCGCGACGATGGCCCACGGCCGGCTCGTCGCGTACGCCTCGGACGGGCAGCCGATCGCCAGCTACGACGACGAGCTCGCCGCCGCCCTCCGTAGTACGACCACCCCATAA
- a CDS encoding class I SAM-dependent methyltransferase: MGTTGGPAYDAYADWYEGFISGGGDYLRRVHATVADLLGAGEGSCLDICCGTGAHASVPAGLGWTPVGVDLSGGQLRHARGRLPVARGDAVALPVADASLPAAMCVLASTDLPDYPAVLREVARVLRPGGRFVHVGVHPCFVGAFADWGHHPSVVVDERYADRSRSFDSWNTSGVRVRVGAWHLPLADLVNATVAVGLRLVRVVEAGPGGVPDLFGLLALRDR; this comes from the coding sequence ATGGGGACGACGGGCGGACCGGCGTACGACGCCTACGCGGACTGGTACGAGGGCTTCATCTCCGGCGGAGGCGACTATCTGCGGCGGGTGCACGCGACGGTGGCGGACCTGCTCGGCGCGGGCGAGGGGTCCTGCCTCGACATCTGTTGCGGTACCGGCGCGCACGCCTCGGTGCCGGCGGGTCTGGGTTGGACGCCGGTGGGCGTGGACCTGTCCGGCGGGCAGTTGCGGCACGCGCGGGGGCGGTTGCCGGTGGCCAGGGGTGACGCTGTCGCCCTGCCGGTCGCCGACGCGTCGCTGCCGGCCGCGATGTGTGTTCTGGCCAGCACCGACCTGCCCGACTACCCGGCCGTGCTGCGCGAGGTCGCCCGGGTGCTGCGCCCCGGCGGGCGTTTCGTGCACGTGGGTGTGCACCCGTGTTTCGTGGGCGCGTTCGCCGACTGGGGACACCATCCGAGTGTCGTCGTCGACGAGCGGTACGCCGACCGGTCCCGCAGCTTCGACAGTTGGAACACCAGCGGCGTGCGGGTGCGGGTGGGCGCCTGGCACCTCCCCCTGGCCGACCTGGTCAACGCGACGGTGGCGGTCGGCCTTCGGCTGGTCCGGGTCGTCGAGGCGGGCCCGGGCGGGGTCCCCGACCTGTTCGGCCTCCTCGCCCTGCGCGATCGGTAG